DNA sequence from the Methylomonas albis genome:
AACTAGGGCGCGGACTTTCGCTTCATTCTCTTCTTGCGTCATCGCCAACCGGCTTTGCGCCTCAAACATCCGGTGGGTGGTGGTACCGCCGGTAAAAATCGGCACATTAACGTTAATCGCCGCTACCTGAGTTTGGGTATGGCTGGTTTGGACGCTTTGATAGCCGGTGTCGGTATCGAAATAGTTCAGTTGTAAATCCACGACCGGCAAGTACCTGGATTTTTGCACCGCGACATTGTTGCTGGCGGCTTCGATGGCGCTCTGTTGGGCAGCGAGTTGCGGATTCTGGCTTTTAGCCACGGCAATCCAGTCGTCCAGCTTGCCTTCTAGCTCGTGATATTCGATACCCTCGCGTAGTGTGTTAAGCGATGTGGGCAAGGTATTGGTCAGCTCTTTCATCGCCTGCCGGGCGATGATCAAGTTGCTCCCCGCTTCAATCTCATCGGCTTTGAGTTGATCGAGCCGGGCTTCGACTTCATAGAGGTCAGTGACTTTGATCAATTGCTTGGCAAATTGCTTTTTGACCTGCTCCAGCTCGGTTTCGGTAGCCTGCCGTTCCATCTGCGTCAGCTGCAGTTGGTCTTCTGCATCCAGCGCCGCGAAATAACGCTGCACGACGCTGAAGATCAAGGTGTGTTGGGCCTCTGTCAATTCGGCACTGTATTGGTTTTCAACTTCCTGCGCGCGCTTCCAATCCCAGAATTTGGCAAAGTCTATCAGGCTTTGGCTTAAGGACACGTAGTAGCGGGTACCGTTGTAATCTCGGTCGGTAAAGCCTGGCACACTTTGCTTGTTGCTGGACCAATTGGCTGTGCCGGTAATTTGCGGTAAGAGTTGGCCCAAGGCTTGGCCTTTTTGGGCGTTGCCGACATCGACTTTTAACTCGGCGGTTCTCAGTTGTGGATCGGCTTGCAAAGCTTGTTGGTAGATACCCAGCAAGTCGTCGGCGACCACAGGCTGAGTAGCGATCAAAAGCATTGCTGGTGCTAACTTGCCAAGTAGGTTCATGCCATCAATCCTCGATAAACGCACGGGCAAAGGCATTGCTGATCGGTTTGGTGAGATACTCGAAAACCGTCCGTTCCCCGGTTTTGATCAGTACCTCTACTGGCATACCTGGCACCAGTTCCAGGTTTTTCATTTTCTGGTAGCTTTCCTGCGTCAATTCGATTTGCGCTTGGTAGTATGGGGTACCGGATTTTTCCTCAACCAACCGGTCTGCGGAGAGGTTGATGACCTTGCCTTCGATGATGGGCGTCAGGGCTTGTTTGAAGGCGGTAAAGCGTACTTCGGCGACCAGGCCGACGCTGACCCGGTCGATGTCCAATGGTGAGACCTGGGCATCGACGATTAATTCTTCCTGCTGCGGCACGATGTCCAAGATCGGATGACCGGGCAATATCACGCCACCCAGGGTATGCACCGCCAAGCCCATGATGCGACCGGCCACCGGTGCTTTGATGTCTATCCGTACTACCTTGTCGCGAGTGGCCAGCATGCGCTGATTGACATCGTACAGCTCGGTTTGGGCTTCACTGAGCTTGCCAGCAACTTCTTCCTGGAACTTCTTTTCGAGCTGCAAGATTTCCAGTTTGGTTTCGCCGATCTGAATCTGGGCGGCGGCGATGTCCGAACTCAAAGCCGAGACTTCACCGCTGTTTAAGGTGTGGTTGCGTTCTACATCGCGTAAGCGTTGCTTGTCGGCAAAGCCTTCCGCCAGTAATTCTTTTAAATCCCTTACTTCTTCGCTGTAAGAGGCCATCAACTCTTGCTTACTGGTCCGTTGGCCATGCAAGCCATCTATTTTGGAATTGAGCTGGCCGATACGTTGTTTCAGCACCGCCATTTCACCTTCGTGGGCGTTTTTGCGTGCGCTAAAAATCTGATTCTCGGTTTTTTTGGCTTCCAGAATTCTTGGGTCGGCGGAGTCGTTTAGGGTTTCCGGATAGACCACCGTTGTTTTGCCATCGCGTTCCGCTTCCAGCCGAGCGACTTGAGCCGCCAGGGTTATAAATTGGCCGCGAGCAATTTCCAATTGGGCTTTGTTCTCGGTACCATCCAGGGTTAATAACAAGTCGCCTTCTTTGACAATGTCGCCGTCCTTGACCAGCAACTGGCTGACGATCCCGCCATCCAGATGCTGCACGGTTTTCTTATGCGATTTGACGACCACAAAACCGCTGGCCAGTGCCGCGCCGTCAATCGGAGCGAGATAGGCCCAAAGCCCAAATACGCCTAGGGTGGATATGAGGACAATCAGCCCGATCATGCGAATCGGCCGGTCATCGGTCAGCAACAGAATGGGTAGTGCGTCCGTTTTTAAAGGTGAATTCATTCTGCTTACACCGGTGATTGCGGCCCACGCGGGCCGGCTGGAGGTTGTTGCGCTTGTTGCAGGTGGGCAATCACTTGATCGCGAGGCCCGTAGACGGCTACTTGACCGCCCGCCAACACCAGTAATTTATCGACATTGGCCAACACATTTTGGCGATGGGTAATCAGTACGACCGTCACTTTTTTCTGTTTCAATCGCTGTAAGGCATTGGCCAAGGCCAGCTCGCCTTGCTCATCCAGGTTGGAATTGGGTTCGTCCAACACCACCAACACTGGATTGCCATATAAGGCTCTGGCCAAACCGATGCGCTGCCGTTGGCCGCCGGACAGTGCGCCGCCACCGGCAGCAATTTTGGTGTCGTAACCTTCCGGTAACTGTAAGATCAACTCGTGAACGTCTGCCATCTTCGCCGCGGCCACCACTTGTTCCGCATCGATAGCACCAAAGCGAGCGATGTTTTCGCTGATGCTGCCTTCGAACAATTCAATATCTTGCGGCAGGTAGCCGATATAAGGCCCCAGTTCTTCACGATTCCAGGCCGACACTTCGGCACCATCCAGGCGAACTTTGCCGCTGGCGGTCGGCCAAATGCCTAACAAGGCTCTGGCAAAAGTGGATTTACCGGCACCGCTGGCACCAATTACGCCTAGCAAATCGCCTTGCTCGATGGTGAGATTGACAGATTTTAAGGCTGCGACCTTGGCACCTGGCGGGACAACATGGGCTTCTTCGAACCGAACGACACCGGTCGGCGCCGGTAAGCTCATTTTCTCGGCATCTGCCGGAATTTGCAGGAGGACGTCGTGTAGGCGCTGATACTGACCACGGGCATTCACAAAACCTTTCCAGGTACCGATCATCAAATCGATGGGCGCCAAGGCCCGTCCCAAGAGGATGG
Encoded proteins:
- a CDS encoding TolC family outer membrane protein; protein product: MNLLGKLAPAMLLIATQPVVADDLLGIYQQALQADPQLRTAELKVDVGNAQKGQALGQLLPQITGTANWSSNKQSVPGFTDRDYNGTRYYVSLSQSLIDFAKFWDWKRAQEVENQYSAELTEAQHTLIFSVVQRYFAALDAEDQLQLTQMERQATETELEQVKKQFAKQLIKVTDLYEVEARLDQLKADEIEAGSNLIIARQAMKELTNTLPTSLNTLREGIEYHELEGKLDDWIAVAKSQNPQLAAQQSAIEAASNNVAVQKSRYLPVVDLQLNYFDTDTGYQSVQTSHTQTQVAAINVNVPIFTGGTTTHRMFEAQSRLAMTQEENEAKVRALVKETSDAFSASNANARRISASEKALTSATKSREAMQSGLKYGVQTIADVLRAQQVEYKAKRELAKAKYEYIINRVRFLKAIGTVNEENLQEVNGWLSSAADMGSR
- a CDS encoding HlyD family type I secretion periplasmic adaptor subunit, translated to MNSPLKTDALPILLLTDDRPIRMIGLIVLISTLGVFGLWAYLAPIDGAALASGFVVVKSHKKTVQHLDGGIVSQLLVKDGDIVKEGDLLLTLDGTENKAQLEIARGQFITLAAQVARLEAERDGKTTVVYPETLNDSADPRILEAKKTENQIFSARKNAHEGEMAVLKQRIGQLNSKIDGLHGQRTSKQELMASYSEEVRDLKELLAEGFADKQRLRDVERNHTLNSGEVSALSSDIAAAQIQIGETKLEILQLEKKFQEEVAGKLSEAQTELYDVNQRMLATRDKVVRIDIKAPVAGRIMGLAVHTLGGVILPGHPILDIVPQQEELIVDAQVSPLDIDRVSVGLVAEVRFTAFKQALTPIIEGKVINLSADRLVEEKSGTPYYQAQIELTQESYQKMKNLELVPGMPVEVLIKTGERTVFEYLTKPISNAFARAFIED
- a CDS encoding type I secretion system permease/ATPase — translated: MPFRQGLKPNAKSDLEQALKECKGAFFSAAGFSMVINLLMLVPSIYMLQVYDRVVPTGNKSTLLMLTLIVFVLFLTMSVLEWVRSQILVRVSTRLETLLNQRVFAVAYKQSLYSGGQRATTQALDDLTALRQFLTGNGLFAFFDAPWMPIYIALMFVFHAWYGWFSVVTSIILVLIAIANEKATAKTLEEANKVAMLGRGQVGSNLRNAEVIEAMGMMPRVRQRWLLTTQQVLLLQSVASARAGLIGAASKVVRLTSQSLILGLGAYLVIEREITPGLMIAGSILLGRALAPIDLMIGTWKGFVNARGQYQRLHDVLLQIPADAEKMSLPAPTGVVRFEEAHVVPPGAKVAALKSVNLTIEQGDLLGVIGASGAGKSTFARALLGIWPTASGKVRLDGAEVSAWNREELGPYIGYLPQDIELFEGSISENIARFGAIDAEQVVAAAKMADVHELILQLPEGYDTKIAAGGGALSGGQRQRIGLARALYGNPVLVVLDEPNSNLDEQGELALANALQRLKQKKVTVVLITHRQNVLANVDKLLVLAGGQVAVYGPRDQVIAHLQQAQQPPAGPRGPQSPV